The genomic segment TGATGCTTTCTACTTTGTTCTCTTTGACCTAAAAGCACGAACAAGGGGCATGCATGATCAACAAGTGGAAAGAAAAGTTTAATTTGTAACAGGAATTATTTGTTAATGACAGAAATCCTTTTATGCAGTTCAAGGTATtctttgacaaaaaaaaaaaaaggtcttACGGAATTGAGTACAAATTGTTTACATCAGTttcaaaaaaatgaagaaagcaataatgaacattaaaaataacaagcagtgtttcttattctttttttaagttttgttaGGTGAATAAACAGCACCAATGGTATGGGAATCCAAGTGTAAGGCACACTTTACAGAACAAAAGATTTAATAGATTAACAGCATCTGGTAGTTCTATTGAACGAAAAAATACCAAGTATGAAATCAAGCATCGTAATGAACAAAGTGTGAATACAGAAATACCAAACAAAATATCCATAACAAGCAGTGTTTCACAACCATATTGAATAAAACTTCAactattattaatcaaaattcatttgttattttatatcatataGTATTAACATGATATATTTACATACTACATAATGATATGgtcaaaaaagattttttcttttttcgtcAACATCATAtgatataaaaatgataagtatcattttaattaataatagttaattaattgttaaacattaaaacttatttgataaaaactaaaaatataaaaatttgatttaataaaaaataaaattttttaaataattcataaattttttaaaatattatattttaaattttttagtgTAAATCAGTTTTTTCGActgttatatttcataattaaacCCATTAAACTATTTCGAATGCTTACTTTTGATTTTGAGAGTCAAATTATAAAATGGGTCAAGGGCCAGTATTATGATGGGATGTTTTTGGGTCTTCTGTTTCTAATGGGTTTAGAGCCCAATATCCAACACCAGATCTCAAGAGGAGGCTGCACAAGGGCCATCTTGCTGCTTCTTATTTTCATGGAGCTCACCTTCAATTAGAACTAATATTTAAGAGTATAAATTAGATTATTATTTAAGAGCATTCTATCTAAAATGTTATATGCAATTGAGAAATAACTATCCTAGTTTACCTCTTAACAACAAATAAGAAAAGTGGTTATTCAcatcataaaaaagaaataattggtATTGTTTCAAGGTCTTTTGGTGCTAGGTTTGTAGGAGTAAATGGTAGAATCCATCTAAAAATATGTTAGATTCATTTCAAATTGAATGTCTAGTGCATAAATTGATAAGAAATTAGTttctatttaatttaattaaaatcatttctaaCTTATAGGTTTGTGTAAAGTCTAATCAATTgcacatatataaaattaaaggtATAAtcaattgaatatgatttttttttttaaaaaaatggggGAACAATGggaatgattaattttttaactgTTTTCTATAATATAAACATGAATAACCTTAAGGACATTTAagttgagttcaatcatatgGCAACAAAGCAATTTTTTGCATTCCTTGGAGATTTACTAGTGAATTAATATATAGTAGTTAGTAGAAATAGTCATGAAAATGCAAAAGgagaagacaaaaaaaaaaggcaaataGCATCAAATATACAACTTTTCAATTACTTCCACACGCTAATTTAtcaaacaaaaacagaaagcAGCAttttacattgaaaaaaaaaaagaaaaataagagtaACACAACACACAATTTCTTCCATTATGGAAGGTTAGGGTGACCCTTTTTCTAATACCCAAGACCCTTGGTTAGAAAAATATTCCAGTTtctatgttttttatttactgCAGAAAGCATTGGCAATGGAGAGCATTTCTAAAAGTTGAGGAGGCTTGGAGCAGACTGTGGAGGATTGGTGAGCATGTGAACAACTTCTCTCATGGTGGGCCTGGCAGAGCTCTCATCCTCGACGCACAGCATAGCTACCTTGAACAGATAGATGACACCTGTCAGTGGGTACTCGCTTAGTCTGGGGTCCACGACCGCCAACACTGAAGCAGGATCGGACGGCTGAGGGAGTTCCGATGTGGTCTTCCTGACCCACCTCACTATGTCCACCCCGTCTCCGAATTCCCCCACGGGTTTTCTCCCTGCTATCAGCTCCAGCAGCACTACACCGAAACTGTACACATCGCTTTTCTCATCGACCTTCAGCGTGTAGGCGTACTCTGCTTGTACATCACAGCAACCAGAGAGAATTTAATTGAGACCAAAACCTTTGAATTTAGACTACATTTCCTCACTAAGTTTGAATATGCATGCCTGATCAGGCATCAGGAGGGCCCGAACAAAATTTGTACCACTACCTACGATTATCAGAAAGCCCATGATCACTAGCATGCAAAACTATACTAGATTATAATCTATGCAGGACCTGCTAGTTTAGCCCATATATCCATGTCCCCAGGCCCCAAGGCCCAAACTTCCAACAGATGGTACACTGTTTTCGACCTTTTTTAATCCTCAAGTAATCGACAATCGCCAATGAATTCTAGGATTCCAAGTTCCGAAATTTCAACCAGGAACATGTGACGCGAAATAACgataggtcaattcacactTCAAAGTCACGTTTTTACTGAATGTGTAATTATGGGAGTATGAAATTTATCATCATGACACCcaaataaggaagaaaaaaaaaaaagtctggGTCACGAACCTGGCGCGATGTAGCCGTAGGAACCAGCAATGGAGGACATGCACTCGGATGCACCGGCATCCTGCAAGAACTTAGCCAGCCCGAAATCAGCGACATGAGATTCATAATCTTCATCAAGCAATATGTTATTCGACTTCACATCCCTGTGTATAATCAGTGGCGAGCAATCATGGTGAAGGTAACACAGTCCCTTGGCAGCCTCCACGGCAATCCTATACCGCCTCTCCCACTGCAAATGTGCACCCTTTGACCCATGCAACATCTCTCCCAAGCTCCCGTTAGGCATATACTCGTACAACAACAGATTCGTGTCCTTATTCGACACGTAACCCAACAGTCTCACAATGTTCCGGTGCCTGATTCGACCCAGAGTTTGAATCTCCGCCGAGAACCCATGATCACTCCTTCCAGTTCCACGACCCACCAATCTTTTAATCGCCACGTCAAGGCCATCCGGCATGGAACCGCGGTAGACAATCCCAGCGCCTCCTTTCCCTATAATGTTCTCTTCCTTCAAGCACTCCAGCACGTCCTCAGCTTTGAAATCTAGCCTTTGGAAAGCAGTGAGCTTCCAGGCTCGTGATTTTTGAAGCCTCCTCTTTCTCATTCTGTAAACCGTGACAACTATCAATGACAAAGCAGTGATCGACGTGATGATTGTGATTATGAGCTTTGAAGCAGTGAAAGACGCTGCCTGGCCATGACCTGACCCTTTAGCTTGGTTCATCAGAGCTGGACAAGTAACGTGGCGCGGGGGACAGAGGTTGGGGTTTCCAGTAAACGAAGTGTCGTTAAAGACTGAAAATTGGCCACCACTGGGGATTCTGCCGACGAAGTTATTATACGAGAGATCAAGAGTTGTGAGACTTATCATGTATCGGATTTCACCAGGGATTTCACCAGTTAGCTGGTTTCTTGAAAAATTGAGGATGCTTAAATCTTTCAACTTTTCAATTCCTTTAGGAATTTCACCAGTGAGACTGTTCTGACTGAAATCAATTGAAGTAAGTGAAGTACACCGAGAAATCGAAGGAGGGATTTCACCAGTAATACTGTTGTCACTGATGTTTATCTTTGAAAGTAACTTGATATTGAAGATTTCCTCAGGAATTTCACCCGAAAATTTGTTCATTTCTAGAGACAAGACCTGCAAATTACGCAAATTGCTGATTGCTGGAGGGATTTTACCAGTGATCCAATTGTTTGAAACTTTTAACTGGCCAAGCGAAGCACCTGACATCTGGGTTGGGAGTTCACCAGAGAAGAAATTGTCGTTCAACTCGACAATACTCAGCAAGGGCAAGTTGAAAATTCCAGCTGGAATTGTTCCATTGAGAAGGTTTTTCATGATACGAATCTTGGTAAGAGACGTGCAGTTACCGAGTTCTCGAGGGAGTGGACCAAAGAAGAAATTATCCATCAGAATCAACGTCTCCAACCTCCCTCCCTCACACAAATGCCTTGGAATCAATCCAGTGAGGTGATTCGAAGTAACGTCAAGCTTGAAAAGCTTCCCGTTACGGCCAAGATTCTCTGGTAACTCACGCGTGAAGTTGTTTCCCCACACTTGAAGCACTTCGAGATGAGGAAAATCACCAACGAAAGACGGGATTGGACCGTAGAGATTATTTTTGAACAAATGTATGAGTGTAATATTCTGCAAGGCAGAGAAACTCTCTGGTATCTCCCCTGTTAGTTCATTTATTGAAAGATCA from the Theobroma cacao cultivar B97-61/B2 chromosome 8, Criollo_cocoa_genome_V2, whole genome shotgun sequence genome contains:
- the LOC18591578 gene encoding receptor protein kinase CLAVATA1, with amino-acid sequence MRSVCSHLLLDISLILLLFSASSNGYSDLEVLLKLKSSMIGPKGSGLEDWEFSSSPSAHCHFSGVQCDEEFHVVSLNASFAPLSGTIPPEIGLLNKLVNLTIAAANLTGKIPVEMGNLTSLKLFNISNNVFKGSFPGEILTGMTELEILDAYNNNFTGLLPIEVANLTNIKHLCLGGNFFTGEIPEKYSDIQSLEYLGLNGIGLTGKSPAFLARLKNLKEMYIGYFNAYVGEIPPEFGTLSQLQVLDMASCNLTGEIPVSLSNLKHLHTLFLQLNRLTGRIPSELSGLISLKSLDLSINELTGEIPESFSALQNITLIHLFKNNLYGPIPSFVGDFPHLEVLQVWGNNFTRELPENLGRNGKLFKLDVTSNHLTGLIPRHLCEGGRLETLILMDNFFFGPLPRELGNCTSLTKIRIMKNLLNGTIPAGIFNLPLLSIVELNDNFFSGELPTQMSGASLGQLKVSNNWITGKIPPAISNLRNLQVLSLEMNKFSGEIPEEIFNIKLLSKINISDNSITGEIPPSISRCTSLTSIDFSQNSLTGEIPKGIEKLKDLSILNFSRNQLTGEIPGEIRYMISLTTLDLSYNNFVGRIPSGGQFSVFNDTSFTGNPNLCPPRHVTCPALMNQAKGSGHGQAASFTASKLIITIITSITALSLIVVTVYRMRKRRLQKSRAWKLTAFQRLDFKAEDVLECLKEENIIGKGGAGIVYRGSMPDGLDVAIKRLVGRGTGRSDHGFSAEIQTLGRIRHRNIVRLLGYVSNKDTNLLLYEYMPNGSLGEMLHGSKGAHLQWERRYRIAVEAAKGLCYLHHDCSPLIIHRDVKSNNILLDEDYESHVADFGLAKFLQDAGASECMSSIAGSYGYIAPEYAYTLKVDEKSDVYSFGVVLLELIAGRKPVGEFGDGVDIVRWVRKTTSELPQPSDPASVLAVVDPRLSEYPLTGVIYLFKVAMLCVEDESSARPTMREVVHMLTNPPQSAPSLLNF